The sequence GTGCCCATACACACCATGTCCTCCCACATGGAAAGCGCATAAGTGGGAAGCTGATCGCTCAAGCAGGCAAACATGGCCAATATTTGGGGAAATTGTCGCTTGAATTTGCAGAAGGAAGCCATGAATTTCTTTCCGCAGAAGAAGAACTGCTTGACCCCCGGAATTTTGATGAGGATCCGGGTGCGCGTATGCTCCTACAGTCGTTGCAAACAAAGGCGCAAGCTGCTTTAAGTGCTCCTGCGGCCGTGCTCACACGAAAGCTGGAAGTCAAATGGTTCGAACATTCGGCTGGGCCGCAAGCGCTGTGTGACGAACTGAGTGCTTGGTGCGGCGCTGAGCTTGGGATGCTAAATGCAGGCGTGCTGTTGGAAAGCTTGCCGGAAGGGCCAGTCACGTACGGTGATCTTCATCGCATTTGCCCTCATCCGATTAATCCGTGCATTGTTGAGTTGACCGGGGCGGAGCTGATCGAAACGATCGAGCGTGCGCAAACCGATGATATTGTACAATTGCAGTTAAAAGGATTTGGTTTCCGGGGGAAAGTGCTCGGGACGATGGTGTATACAGGAATTGACGTCAAGCCTGAAGGAATCTTCGTTTGCGGCAAACCGATTGTTGACGAACACATTTACAGACTGGCGACATTGGACATGTATACGTTTGGGTTTTTGTTTCCGAAAATAGCAGAGGCGAAAAAGAAAACGTATTTGCTCCCTGAATTTTTGCGCGATATTCTGCTGGACATGTTGAAAAAATGGCACTGATTTCTTTGCCTGCTCATATGTTGTGGTGAAACAACTTATAAAGGAGCGGGGCCAATGATTGATGTTCAGCCAATTACGATTGAGAAGGAAATGTTTGTCGCCATTACGGTCAAATTGCCGAAAACAAACTTTATGGCCGTGACATGCGACACAGGATACATTATGTGTGGGGCCCTTGACGTGAAGCTGTTAAACGAAAAGCTGAAAGAACGGGGAATTATCGCAGGACGTGCGGTTGGCGTTCGCACAATTGAACAGTTGCTTGAAGCGCCGCTGGAATCTGTTACACTCAAGTGTGAGGAGTTAGGCATTCATAAAGGAATGACAGGAAAAGACGCGCTTTTAAAAATGAAACAATCGATGTAAATGAGTTGAAAACAGGAGTTGACGTTTTTATGGAACAATACTTGCAGTTATGCGAGCACGTTTTGCAAAACGGCTCGCCAAAATCAGATCGGACAGGCACTGGCACCATTAGCGTATTTGGTTACCAAATGCGCTTTGATTTAGAAAAGGGTTTTCCAATTGTCACAACGAAAAAATTGCATATGCGTTCGATCATCCATGAATTGCTTTGGTTTCTAAAAGGCGACACGAACATCCGTTATTTGCAAGAAAATGGCGTTCGTATTTGGAATGAATGGGCTGATGAAAACGGCGACCTTGGGCCTGTTTACGGAAAACAATGGCGCTCCTGGGAAGGGGCAAACGGCAAAACAGTCGACCAAATTACTGAAGTGGTTGAGCAAATAAAAATGAATCCGAATTCTCGCCGCTTAATTGTCAATGCGTGGAATGTCGCGGAGATTGAAGAAATGGCGCTCGCGCCATGCCATTGCTTGTTTCAGTTTTACGTAAACGACGGAAAACTTTCTTGCCAATTGTACCAGCGCAGTGCCGATATTTTTCTTGGTGTACCTTTTAATATATCGTCTTATGCACTGTTAACGATGATGATTGCCCAAGTGTGCAGATTAAAGCCTGGTGAATTTATCCACACGTTTGGCGATGCCCATTTGTACAGCAACCATATTGAACAGACGAAGCTTCAATTAACGCGTAAACCAAAACAGCTGCCAACGATGCATATCAATCCAGAGGTAACAGACCTGTTTGCGTTTACTTACGATGATTTTGAACTGAAACATTATGATCCTCATCCGCATATTAAAGCAGAGGTGTCCGTATGATTGTGTTTGTTTATGCACGAGACGCCCACTATGGCATCGGCCAAGACAACGGGTTGCCTTGGCATTTGCCTGCTGATTTGCGCCATTTTAAGCGGACAACGACAGGTAAAACGATTGTCATGGGCCGAAAAACATTTGACTCTATGGGTGGGCCATTGCCGAATCGCAAAAACGTTGTTCTCACGAGAAGCAGCTCCTTTCAAGCAGAAGGAGCGGAAGTAATCCATTCACTCGACGATGTCCTGCAACTTAGCAAACAGGAAGCGATTTACGTCATAGGTGGAGCGGAGATTTTTGCGCTGTTATGGGACATATGTGACAAACACATTGTCACGGTTATTGACGAAAAATTTGAAGCGGATACGTTTGTCCCCCCTCTATCTGAGCAAGAATGGGAGCTTGTGGAAACAGTGCCTGGACCAATAGATGAAAAAAACCGCTATCCCCACGAATATCGGACTTACGTGCGTAAACAAGCAAAATAACAGGTAAGTGTCCCCTTTCTTTTGCATAGAGATGTAAGGAAAAGGAGGGGGACACATGAAACGGTTTAAAGGAGGCCCGATTAAAGGCCAAAAACAAGAGAGAGGGCCGCTTCCTTTTCGCTATGTGCTGCTCATTTCGTCCGTGCTATTCACGCTTTTGTCCTTGCAAGGGCTTTGGTTTGTCGACCAACAGCTGCGCCCAATTATTTCGCAAATTGCCCATCGGGAAATGGAGCGGATTGCGACGTATACGATTCAGCAAGCGTTGACCGAAGAGCTAGGCCAAACTGACATGAACGATATGCTCATTACTGAAACGAACGGAGACGGTCAGATTACGTATGTCACATTGGACACTCAAAAATACAACAAGCTCCTCGGCAATGTCCAGCACCGTGTCCATGAGGCGATAAATGCAATCCAACGCAATGAAGACAATACATACGGCGCAAGCGAAGGCACAGTGGCGACGATCCCTTTAGGAAGAGCGCTCAACAACTCGTTATTAAACGATGTCGGGCCAGGCATTCCCTTACGGTTTGCATTAATTGGCGATGCAAAAGTAGGCATGAAGGACGAAAGCGAGCAGCTGGGCATTAACAATACGAGGCTGTCTTTTTATGTCACGATCGAAGTGGGCATGGATGTGATTTTGCCCTTTTCTGAGACGGCAGATACAGTATCGGTTGAGTTGCCGGCAGGTTTCGCCTTTATTTCTGGGGAAGTGCCGCAGTTTTATGGAGGCCAACTGCCAATCGTCAATTATCCAGCTCTTGAGGCGAATACAGAACAGCAGCCTGAGGAAGAAAATGACAGCCAATAAAGTCGTATTTTGTCGTTGTCTGGCATAAAAATATGTGATAAACTGATACAGAATTGAATAGGAACACCTCATCTGCCAGATGGGGTAGAGGCGCAAACACACCATCAGTACCTTTTTTGAGCGAAGGCCCGCTTTGAAGAAAAGGGAAAGGGGTTTTTGCCGAAGCAAAAAGCAGGGCCTGCTGCTTTTTAGCTGGGCCGGCATTGAAGAAGTGTCGGACTGTCACAGGGAACTGTGGAGAACTACTATGGATGGGACTGTTTATTGTACGGGACAATGATGGAAATCTCCATCATTGTCTTTTTTTATAGAGCAAACAGCCACGTTAAAGGAGAGGTTTTTTTGGAACATGCATTTGGATGGTGGTCGCTATTGCCGCCGATTCTGGCATTAACGCTCGTGATATTGACACGAAAAGTGTTAATCTCTCTCGGGATTGCAATTTTGGTCGGTGCCTTTATGGTGTTTGACCAACATATAGGGCAAGCATTGGCTGGCATATTCCAAACAATTGCCGGATTGTTGTTTTCCTTTGAAGCAGTCGATTCGCCTACATTTTCCGGTGTTGTGCAAGCCATTACGGATGCAGGATTTGCATTAAATGATTGGGAATTGTATATCGTTTTATTCCTAATGCTGGTTGGCATGGTCGCGAGCTTAATTACGTTTTCCGGTGGGGGACAAGCATTCAGCCGCTGGGCGTCTAGACGGATTAAGACAAGAAAGTCGTCGTTGTTTTTGCCGTTTGTGTTAGGGTTTGTGATTTTTATTGATGATTATTTTAACGCTCTAACTGTCGGCAATATGAGCCGACCGTTAACAGACCGATATCGTGTTTCACGGGCGAAGCTTGCTTACATTGTTGATTCAACGTCAGCGCCCATTTGTGTCATCATGCCTTTATCTAGCTGGGGTGCTTTTATTATCGGGACGTTGGCGACTGTTTTAACAGCTAACCAGTTAGACGAATTCGGTGCATTCCAAGCGTTTTTATACACAGTACCGATTAATTTTTATGCATTAATTTCGTTATTGTTTATCGTTCTAATTATTTTATTTAACATCGACATTGGCCTGATGAAACGCCATGAAGACCGGGCAAAAGCCACTGGCGAATTGACGGACCCTGCAAAAGGAGATGTGCCTGGCGATTTAGATGAAGCGCTCGTCATGACTAATGGCCGCGTTTACCAGCTATTTTTGCCGATCATTGCCCTTGTTGTTGCGACCACTTCGCTTTTGTTTTATACTGGCGCGACGGCAGCCGCTGCGGAAGGGTTGCCGGCGACACTACTCAATATGCTTGAGTACACGGATATCGGCTTTTCGTTGCTTCTTGGCAGTTGCATTGGCTTTATCGTTGCTGTTGCAACAACGTTAGCATCTAAGCCAAATTTGCCAGACTTCGGAAGAGCCTTAAAAGCCGGCGTGACGGCGATGATGCCAGCGATTTACATTCTAGTGCTTGCCTGGACGACGATTGACATGATTAATCGCCTAGGCACAGGCGCGTTTTTGGCATCGCTAGTGAGTGATTCCGTCAACCCTGGCTTTTTGCCTGTCATGCTATTTTTGATTGCTTGTTTTTCGGGGCTTGCGACAGGTACATCGTGGGGAACGTTTGGCATTTTGCTGCCAATTGCCGGGCAAATGGCGGCACTGATCGAGCCGTCGATGGCGATTCCAATGTTTGCAGCTGTTTTAGCTGGTTCGATTTTTGGCGACCACATCTCGCCGATTTCCGATACAACCGTTTTGTCGGCAGCTGGTTCTGGCGCTCACCACATGGATCATGTGCTGACGCAGTTGCCTTATGCGGTGTTAACGGCTATAATCGCTGGTGTTGCTTTTCTCGTCCTTGGCTTTTTCGGCCCGATTTTTGCTTGGATTGCTGCTGGTGCGCTCCTCGCTGTCACGGTGTTGGCCCTTCAAGCGCTAAACAAACAAGCTTCCGGTAAGCAAGCAACCCAATCATAATAAACAGCCTGCCAGGATTTCGACGAACGCGAGAGCCTGGCAGGCTTATTGATTTACGAACTGTTTTTTTTCGCTATTTTAGCAGCACGCTCCCATTGTTTTAATGAAGGAAATGGGTCAAATGACCATTCGGTGATGCCATTGTCTCTGTACATTCCGTAATGAAGATGAGGCGGGAATTTTCCTTGTGTTCCTGGTTTGCCGTAGCCTGAGCTGCCGCAATAACCGATGACTTGTCCTGCCTTTACAATCGATCCTTTCTCCAATCCTTTTTCATAGCCATTTAAATGGGCGTAATAATGATAAATATTGTCGAGGTCGCGTATGCCTACACGCCATCCGCCGTAAGGGTTCCAACCTATCGTTTCAACAATGCCATATGAAGAAGATTGGATCGGGACATTGTAATTGGCAAAAATATCGGTTCCTTCATGAATGCGCCTACCGCCCCAGCCCCGCTTATCGCCCCACGTACTGCGGTAGCTATAATTATGATGAAGGGGCATGACAAAGGCATGCTGATGTAAGTCGAGCGTTTGAAACGTTTCGTATACTTTTGCATGGCCACTTACAATATTAACGCTTTGTTCACGTTGGTAAAAATGCCAAAGGGCAATACGGAAATCCTCGTCAGAGTAACCGTGAGACTCTAAATAGCGAGCAAATGTATATAGGACGTCTTCATCATCCTCGATGTTTGCTTTCCCATCACCATTTCCATCAAGGCCGATTCCTTCAAATAAGCTAATCGTCGTCGGATCATTATCGTTTATGTTTGGATTCAGTGCGCCAACCCATTCTTCTTTTGGATAATAAATGGACACAAGGCCTTTTGCTTGTTCGCGGTCCCTTAATGCTTTCCGTAAACCCCGTTCGTAGGAGTCGACAGCTGCTAAATAGTGCCAAGGGACGCTTGTAAGAACTTCCATTTTTTTATACAAAGCAAGCCTTTCTGAATATAAGTTTGGATCTGTCTGCTTTTGCGCACTTGCAGCTGTGTCTGGCCAAAAACTAGAAAAACTAAGAAGAACAATAAGGAAACATAGCCATACACGGTGTCGCAAATAAGACAATTGTGCCAGCTCCTTTCTATAGGGTTTTGTATAGTTTTCGGCCAATTGGACGAAATGATGACAGAGAATCTTTACCAGTTGCAGCTTGGAATAATTCCGTTTCCCTTGTTGGTTCGATATAGAATTCATGGTACGATAATAGAAGAGATCGGTTATTTGCAGAAGGGTGGGAGTGACAATGCCAGAAAAAGATGAAAAAGAGCAACATGTGCGCAAACCTGACTGGCTAAAAATCAAGCTGAATACGAACGAGTCTTATACAGGCTTGAAAAAAATGATGCGCGAGAAAAAACTACATACTGTATGTGAAGAAGCACGCTGCCCGAACATCCATGAATGTTGGGCGGTTCGAAAAACGGCCACTTTTATGATCCTTGGCGATATTTGTACACGAGGTTGTCGTTTTTGTGCAGTCAAGACAGGGTTGCCGACGGAACTTGATTTGCAAGAGCCAGAGCGCGTGGCAGAATCGGTGGAGACAATGGGGTTAAAACACGTCGTCATTACTGCCGTTGCCCGTGACGATTTAAAAGACGGCGGCGCCGCAGTGTTTGCCGAAACGGTACGGGCAGTACGCCGGAAAAACCCGTTTTGCACGATTGAAGTTTTGCCTTCTGACATGCTTGGCAATGAATCAAGCTTGCAAACATTAATGGATGCGCGCCCGAATATAATGAATCACAATATTGAAACCGTAAGAAGGCTAACACCAAAAGTCAGAGCGAGAGCAAAATATGACCGTACACTCGAGTTTTTGCGGAGAGCAAAAGAAATGCATCCTGATATTCCGACTAAATCGAGCCTAATGGTAGGCCTAGGGGAAACGAAGGAAGAAATTTTGGAAACAATGGATGATTTGCGGGCTAATAATGTTGACATTTTGACGATTGGCCAATATTTACAACCAACAAAGAAACATTTAAAAGTGATTAAGTATTACCATCCAGACGAATTTGCCGAGTTAAAGGAAATCGCTATGCAAAAAGGCTTTAGCCATTGTGAAGCAGGACCGCTTGTCCGTTCGTCATACCATGCAGACGAACAAGTGAACCAAGCGCAAGTCAACATGGAAGCAAGAAAAGCACAAGGGGAGCAACAGCGCGTATAAACACTTAATAGCCAAGACGAGCAATGAAAGATGCGAGCGTTTGGCTACAGTGTGGAACGATTATGCAAGACGCATAATCGTTCTTTACTGATTGCCCTGTGGGTATTGTTTAAATGTTTCGATTGTATCTTGCAAAAGATGTTGATAGCCATTGCCAGACGGCAGTGAAGCAAAACGCTCAATATCTCTTATGCGAGTACGGTCGTTTGCCACGTATACCTCATAAAAGCGCGGCAGTGAAGCCGATGCCGCCCGTTTAACTTGTTCGGCTACTTCCTCTTCTGTCATTTGCTGTGCTCGATCTTCATACACAACGAGCGCATATTTGTCAGTGACAAGCGTTGCGGCTTCTTCAATTTGCTCGAGGCTAAGCACTAACCGGGTGACCACATCGGCAAGCATCCCTCTATCAACTGTTAAGGCGCCAACGGTGTGGTTTGCCCGTCCTACTTCGTTTTCGGTATAGCGGGAAAACCCATAACCAAAATCTCTGCCTGTTTCCGCCATAAGTGTATCATTGTCCAATGTTTGCATGCGTTGTCCATTATCATCGAGACCAGCATTGTTGCCTGTGCAAGCGCACAGCAATAGGAGGCTTGCCACAGCAGGCACAAAGTGATTCTTCATAAGAACCAGCTCCTTTCATTCATAGCATGCGCACTTTTAAGAAAAGCTAACTGTAACAAAATATGGCTAAAGACAAGCATGTCTTTTGTTCCTATGGTAAAATAACAGCAGACCAATCCGATTTGAGGTGCGTACGATGGTGACGATTTCAGGCATTGAATATGAAGTCCTCGAAAACGAGCGCAATGGTTGGAATGAGGAGGCATTCAAAGCGCGGTACAGCGATGTACTGAACAAATATGATTACATCGTCGGCGATTGGGGCTACAACCAACTGCGGTTGCGCGGCTTTTTTGATGACAAAAACAAAAAATCAACATTCGATAAAAAAATTAGCACGTTACCCGACTATCTTTACGAATACTGCAATTTTGGTTGCGCTTATTTTGTCTTGCGAAAAGTAAGGAAACAAGCTATGTAAAAAACGGAGCGCAGCTCCGTTTTATTTGTCGTGTGGTGGATGGTGATTTGGATACTTCCGGGGTAAGCCTGCATGAAGGTCTTTGTTTACATAATTAAAAGCACTATAAGTGCGCTGGCCTTCTTTCCATTCGGTTGTTTTATTCACGACCGGTTCTTCTTTTCCGACTGGTGCCCCGTAAGGCCCTTCAGGCAATTCTTCCGGAATAATATAAAGGTGCATTGCTTCGACATTCGTGAATTCGTCATACGCTTGTCGGGCTTTCCTTTTTGCCAACTGATTCACCTCCATGCTTAGTCTGCCCGAAAAGTGGCAAACAATAGCTGGGAAAAGGAGTAGGTATCCATGTATTTTGTTGACAGGCAGCGGATCGAACAAACGCTTGATTATATGGAACATTTATTAAAAATGATGAAGGAAGAGGCGTTTGGTACGAGTGATAAGGACCGCCTCGCATTAGAACGAACCGCCTCTGTGCTGATTGAAGCAGTTATTGACGTCGGCAACCAGATGATTGACGCCTTTATTATGCGTGATCCAGGGGGGTACGAAGATATTATCGACATCTTGCTTGATGAAAAAGTCATTATAGACGAAACGGCAGCAGGATTAAAACAGTTGATTCGCCGCCGTAAAGCGCTTGTCTATCAATATGCAAGCCTTAAGGCGAACGACGTACGGAGCTGGCTCCAGGAAAGCCAACCAAGTTTGGAGGCTTTCCCGCCTGCTGTCCGCCAATATTTAAAAAATGAACTTGGCGTCATTACCGCATTTCTTCCAGATAAAGACAATCGTTGATGCATAGAGGTGGATAATGAAAGCCTATAAAAGTTACTTATTTGATTTAGATGGGACTGTGTATCATGGCAGTGAGCCAATCGTAGACGCAGTCAATTTTATCAATCAATTAGCCAAATGCCATATTCCTTATGGCTTTGTTACGAACAATTCAACGAGAAGCCCCAAACAAGTTGCCAAACGATTAAATGGAATGGGCATCTCAGCCGAGCCTTGGCAAATTATGACTTCTAGCGTAGCGACAGCCTCTTATTTACAAGCAAAAATGCCCCATTCCGCGCTTTATATTATTGGCGAAGAAGGGCTGTTTGAAGCATTGGCAGCATTTGCGCAGACAGAAGACAAGCCTGATGCTGTTGTCATTGGGCTAGATCGGGCGATTACCCATGAAAAACTGAGCAAGGCAGCCCGCTTTGTGGCAAATGGAGCGGACTTGATTGCGACAAATCCAGATGCGATGATTACAACCGAGTCAGGGCTTGTTGTCGGAAACGGCGCCCTTGTAGCAGCGGTGGCGTACGCAACAAAAACAGAACCGATTGTCATTGGCAAGCCAGGAGCTGCGATTGTTGAAGCTGCCATCAAACAGTTAAAGCTTGACCCGCGTCACACTGTTTTTGTCGGCGACAATTATGATACAGACTTGCTCGCTGGTATTCATGCTGGCATTGACACGATCCATGTACAAACGGGGATCACAACCGATTTATCTGCGTATAAAATTCAACCGACATATAGCATCCCTTCTTTAGCAGATTGGCCAATGTAAAGGGAGCTTTGCTGATCTCATTGTTATTGTAAGTGGTGCTGTGTGTTTCGTTTGTTTTACGGTAATTGCCTCTCAGCTAAGCCAGCCACGATCATTGTGGCTGGCTTATTCTGTATTCGCTTTTCTGTGGGCGAGCCTGCTCGAGGCGGCGGCAGCAATCGCGCCGACAATATCATCGAGAAATGTATGGCAAGCGCCTGTCGATTTATCGTTTAGTTTCTTTAATATCCCTGGCTTTTGTTTATCAATATAACCATAATTTGTGAGCCCGATGGAGCCGTAGACGTTGACGATTGACAATGCAATAATTTCATCTACGCCATAAAGCCCTTCATCCCGTGCTAAAATTTCTTGCAAAGGCGATTCTAAGCATTTCTTTTCAGTTAGCAAATCTAGTTGAATCCCCGTTAACACTGCATTTTGGACTTCCCGTTTGGAAAGAACACGTTCAACATTTTCTAAGCATAGCGCTAGTGATAAGCCAGGATGGTATTTTTCTTGCAGAAAGTACACGAGAACGGCGATGTCATGCAAACTGACTCCGCGATCTTGCAACCATTCTTTTGCCTTTTCTGCCACCGCGTCTTTTCCCATTATGTTCCTCCCTTAACCTTCTTTTTATAGTCTACGTGCAAGCACACATTTTATGCGATGGGCTCATAGACTAAAGGGATTGGAGCAAGGAGGGAACTACATTGCTGGAACGGAATTTGTATGACCAGTATAAGCTTTACTGTGACGAGCGTTTTACTGTTGGGCCGTATGAAGGTTTCAGAGCAAATAACCAAGCCTATATCATTTTGCCAAAGGATGAATGCATGGCCGAGGAAGTGGAGATGATGGCGTTTTGCGACTTTATGCGCCAAGCAGGCGATGAGTCTGTCCTGGAACTTGTACCAAGTCGCGTCAACCAGTCTTCCGCCTTAATTGATGGCGTTGAGTCATACGTGTTTAAAGTCCCCGCATTCAATGAATTTCGCGGCGTCCGGATTCAATCGGATTGGGATTTAGGGGAGCAGCTTTATACATGGCATAAGCGTGGTCAACAAGGGCGTCAACATTGGAAAAAGGCTAGTTTTACACCATGGCAAGAGCTATGGGCGACAAGATTGGAGCAGCTTGAAGATTGGTACCAAGTGATCGTTAATCAAGGACCTCAGACGACAACCGATGAAGCATTTCTCTGCACATACCCTTATTTTATGGGAATGACGGAAAATGCGATTCAATTTGCTGTTGATACTCAATTAGATGTTAAAAAGGAGCTGCATGACGAACCGACGATTTGCCATCGTCGTTTTGGAGAGACGAGTTGGCTTTATATGTCTGAACGGGGCCACATTGTCAAACCGCCTACTGCCTTTTTATATGACCACCCAGCACGAGATTTAGCAGAGTGGATCCGCGAGAACCGTCCACTGGAGGAATCTAGGCAGAACTGGGAGCGAATCGCTTCATTTTGTGGGGGGTATGAAGAGTGGCAAGTGCTTACTCCCTATACGTGGCAAATGATGTATGCGCGTTTGATTTTCCCACTGCATTATTTTGAAGTGATTGAAAACTATTACCAAGCACAGCTTCCCCATGAACAACGTGAGTATGGAAAGCAATTCCAACAGTTGCTTGATCGGGAAACAAGCAATGCTGATTTTCTCGGTGAATTGGCAGATGAGGCAAAACTAAGCCGTTACCCGCAAATGCCGTTGCTTGATTGGTTAAAAGGCCAGACTTTATAGAGCGTTGCCTAAAGTAATGCTTGAATTCGCAGGCAATTCCTTTTATAATGTCCATTATAAGAAAACACATGTATTTTATATAAGTACAGTGGGGAGTGTTAGTGTGGGGGAGAGAGCGATTCAAGTTGGCCTTTTAGGCTTAGGAACGGTTGGCACTGGCGTAGTGTCGATTGTGGAACGGCATCAAAATGAATTGGCGCACCAAGCCGGAAGGCCAGTCGCGATAAAAAAAGCACTCGTCAAACAAATAGATAAAGTGCGAGGGTCTGAAGTAAACGGTGTCGAATTGACAACAAACCCAGAGGACATTCTTGACGACCCGGATTTGGATGTTGTCATTGAAGTCATGGGCGGAGTAAGCGAGACGAAGCAACTGCTTGAAAAAGCAATTCGCCAGAAAAAGCATATTGTTACGGCCAATAAAGACCTCATGGCTGAATGGGGTGCTTCGCTGCTCGCGCTTGCGGCTGAGCAAGGGGTGGACGTCTATTATGAAGCGAGCGTGGCTGGAGGCATTCCGATTTTGCGGACGATCACCGAAGGATTGTCGGCTGACCGGATTACAAAAATGATGGGAATTGTCAATGGCACGACCAACTATATTTTAACGAAGATGAGCCAGGAAAACCGCTCTTATGAAGACGTACTCAAGGAAGCGCAAGAGCTGGGGTTTGCTGAAGCAGATCCAACTGCTGACGTAGAAGGGCTGGATGCTGCTAGAAAAATGGCGATTTTAGCGACGCTCGGCTTTTCAGCGCCTGTCCAGCTTAGTGAT is a genomic window of Shouchella clausii containing:
- a CDS encoding YutD family protein — protein: MVTISGIEYEVLENERNGWNEEAFKARYSDVLNKYDYIVGDWGYNQLRLRGFFDDKNKKSTFDKKISTLPDYLYEYCNFGCAYFVLRKVRKQAM
- a CDS encoding thymidylate synthase, whose product is MEQYLQLCEHVLQNGSPKSDRTGTGTISVFGYQMRFDLEKGFPIVTTKKLHMRSIIHELLWFLKGDTNIRYLQENGVRIWNEWADENGDLGPVYGKQWRSWEGANGKTVDQITEVVEQIKMNPNSRRLIVNAWNVAEIEEMALAPCHCLFQFYVNDGKLSCQLYQRSADIFLGVPFNISSYALLTMMIAQVCRLKPGEFIHTFGDAHLYSNHIEQTKLQLTRKPKQLPTMHINPEVTDLFAFTYDDFELKHYDPHPHIKAEVSV
- a CDS encoding YhcN/YlaJ family sporulation lipoprotein is translated as MKNHFVPAVASLLLLCACTGNNAGLDDNGQRMQTLDNDTLMAETGRDFGYGFSRYTENEVGRANHTVGALTVDRGMLADVVTRLVLSLEQIEEAATLVTDKYALVVYEDRAQQMTEEEVAEQVKRAASASLPRFYEVYVANDRTRIRDIERFASLPSGNGYQHLLQDTIETFKQYPQGNQ
- a CDS encoding Na+/H+ antiporter NhaC family protein, yielding MEHAFGWWSLLPPILALTLVILTRKVLISLGIAILVGAFMVFDQHIGQALAGIFQTIAGLLFSFEAVDSPTFSGVVQAITDAGFALNDWELYIVLFLMLVGMVASLITFSGGGQAFSRWASRRIKTRKSSLFLPFVLGFVIFIDDYFNALTVGNMSRPLTDRYRVSRAKLAYIVDSTSAPICVIMPLSSWGAFIIGTLATVLTANQLDEFGAFQAFLYTVPINFYALISLLFIVLIILFNIDIGLMKRHEDRAKATGELTDPAKGDVPGDLDEALVMTNGRVYQLFLPIIALVVATTSLLFYTGATAAAAEGLPATLLNMLEYTDIGFSLLLGSCIGFIVAVATTLASKPNLPDFGRALKAGVTAMMPAIYILVLAWTTIDMINRLGTGAFLASLVSDSVNPGFLPVMLFLIACFSGLATGTSWGTFGILLPIAGQMAALIEPSMAIPMFAAVLAGSIFGDHISPISDTTVLSAAGSGAHHMDHVLTQLPYAVLTAIIAGVAFLVLGFFGPIFAWIAAGALLAVTVLALQALNKQASGKQATQS
- a CDS encoding DUF86 domain-containing protein, whose protein sequence is MYFVDRQRIEQTLDYMEHLLKMMKEEAFGTSDKDRLALERTASVLIEAVIDVGNQMIDAFIMRDPGGYEDIIDILLDEKVIIDETAAGLKQLIRRRKALVYQYASLKANDVRSWLQESQPSLEAFPPAVRQYLKNELGVITAFLPDKDNR
- the lipA gene encoding lipoyl synthase, coding for MPEKDEKEQHVRKPDWLKIKLNTNESYTGLKKMMREKKLHTVCEEARCPNIHECWAVRKTATFMILGDICTRGCRFCAVKTGLPTELDLQEPERVAESVETMGLKHVVITAVARDDLKDGGAAVFAETVRAVRRKNPFCTIEVLPSDMLGNESSLQTLMDARPNIMNHNIETVRRLTPKVRARAKYDRTLEFLRRAKEMHPDIPTKSSLMVGLGETKEEILETMDDLRANNVDILTIGQYLQPTKKHLKVIKYYHPDEFAELKEIAMQKGFSHCEAGPLVRSSYHADEQVNQAQVNMEARKAQGEQQRV
- a CDS encoding M23 family metallopeptidase, encoding MRHRVWLCFLIVLLSFSSFWPDTAASAQKQTDPNLYSERLALYKKMEVLTSVPWHYLAAVDSYERGLRKALRDREQAKGLVSIYYPKEEWVGALNPNINDNDPTTISLFEGIGLDGNGDGKANIEDDEDVLYTFARYLESHGYSDEDFRIALWHFYQREQSVNIVSGHAKVYETFQTLDLHQHAFVMPLHHNYSYRSTWGDKRGWGGRRIHEGTDIFANYNVPIQSSSYGIVETIGWNPYGGWRVGIRDLDNIYHYYAHLNGYEKGLEKGSIVKAGQVIGYCGSSGYGKPGTQGKFPPHLHYGMYRDNGITEWSFDPFPSLKQWERAAKIAKKNSS
- the yunB gene encoding sporulation protein YunB — protein: MKRFKGGPIKGQKQERGPLPFRYVLLISSVLFTLLSLQGLWFVDQQLRPIISQIAHREMERIATYTIQQALTEELGQTDMNDMLITETNGDGQITYVTLDTQKYNKLLGNVQHRVHEAINAIQRNEDNTYGASEGTVATIPLGRALNNSLLNDVGPGIPLRFALIGDAKVGMKDESEQLGINNTRLSFYVTIEVGMDVILPFSETADTVSVELPAGFAFISGEVPQFYGGQLPIVNYPALEANTEQQPEEENDSQ
- a CDS encoding YunC family protein produces the protein MIDVQPITIEKEMFVAITVKLPKTNFMAVTCDTGYIMCGALDVKLLNEKLKERGIIAGRAVGVRTIEQLLEAPLESVTLKCEELGIHKGMTGKDALLKMKQSM
- a CDS encoding bifunctional metallophosphatase/5'-nucleotidase, producing the protein MTKTVTIYHTNDIHSGFATWPRIVSYIKRHRHPLMRYVDLGDHADRANPLTEATYGKGNIELLNEAGVDFAVPGNNEGVTFSKQMLHEMYEHASFQVLAANLIDQQTGTYPHWVKPYWVDEMEGGIRIGYIGYTASMIHFYEQLGWDVAFSIDRLRQLAQQVAAKADALILLSHLGLPRDEQIAAEIAEIDVIIGAHTHHVLPHGKRISGKLIAQAGKHGQYLGKLSLEFAEGSHEFLSAEEELLDPRNFDEDPGARMLLQSLQTKAQAALSAPAAVLTRKLEVKWFEHSAGPQALCDELSAWCGAELGMLNAGVLLESLPEGPVTYGDLHRICPHPINPCIVELTGAELIETIERAQTDDIVQLQLKGFGFRGKVLGTMVYTGIDVKPEGIFVCGKPIVDEHIYRLATLDMYTFGFLFPKIAEAKKKTYLLPEFLRDILLDMLKKWH
- a CDS encoding dihydrofolate reductase yields the protein MIVFVYARDAHYGIGQDNGLPWHLPADLRHFKRTTTGKTIVMGRKTFDSMGGPLPNRKNVVLTRSSSFQAEGAEVIHSLDDVLQLSKQEAIYVIGGAEIFALLWDICDKHIVTVIDEKFEADTFVPPLSEQEWELVETVPGPIDEKNRYPHEYRTYVRKQAK